The Tenacibaculum sp. MAR_2010_89 genome has a window encoding:
- the sucC gene encoding ADP-forming succinate--CoA ligase subunit beta, giving the protein MNLHEYQGKEILNSFGVRIQRGIVANTPEEAVEAAKKLTEETGTGWHVIKAQVHAGGRGKGGGVKLAKNLDEVKSISDDILGMMLITPQTSAEGKLVNQVLIAEDVYYPGDSEPNEFYMSVLLNRATGRNMIMYSTEGGMDIETVAEETPHLIFTEEIDPALGLMPFQARKVAFNLGLSGGALKEMVKFVTALYTAYIKSDSSMFEINPVLKTSDDKIMAVDAKVTLDENALYRHKDYAAMRDLREENPIEVEAKAAGLNYVDLDGNVGCMVNGAGLAMGTMDLIKQAGGEPANFLDVGGTADAQRVETAFGIILKDPNVKAILVNIFGGIVRCDRVAQGVVDAYQSMGDKINVPIICRLQGTNAKEAKELIDNSGMEIISATEFQEAADKVGDVLNA; this is encoded by the coding sequence ATGAACTTACACGAATATCAAGGTAAAGAAATTTTAAACAGTTTTGGCGTTCGTATACAACGCGGAATTGTAGCAAATACACCAGAAGAAGCTGTTGAAGCAGCAAAAAAACTAACTGAGGAAACAGGAACTGGTTGGCATGTAATAAAAGCACAAGTACACGCAGGTGGTCGTGGAAAAGGAGGTGGAGTTAAGTTGGCTAAGAACTTAGATGAGGTAAAAAGTATTTCTGACGATATCTTAGGAATGATGTTAATCACTCCTCAAACTTCAGCAGAAGGAAAATTGGTAAATCAAGTTTTAATTGCTGAGGATGTATATTATCCTGGTGATAGCGAACCAAATGAATTCTACATGTCGGTTTTATTAAACCGTGCGACTGGTAGAAATATGATCATGTATTCTACCGAAGGTGGTATGGATATAGAAACTGTAGCAGAGGAAACTCCGCACTTAATTTTTACAGAAGAAATTGATCCAGCATTAGGATTGATGCCTTTTCAAGCTCGTAAAGTAGCCTTTAACTTAGGATTATCAGGAGGAGCTTTAAAAGAAATGGTGAAGTTTGTAACAGCATTATATACTGCTTACATCAAATCAGATTCTTCAATGTTTGAAATTAACCCAGTGTTAAAAACTTCTGATGATAAAATTATGGCAGTTGATGCTAAGGTTACCTTAGACGAAAACGCATTATATCGTCATAAAGATTATGCAGCAATGCGTGATTTACGTGAAGAAAATCCAATTGAAGTTGAAGCTAAAGCTGCAGGTTTAAACTATGTAGATTTAGACGGTAACGTTGGATGTATGGTTAACGGAGCTGGATTAGCAATGGGTACTATGGATTTAATTAAGCAAGCAGGTGGAGAGCCAGCAAACTTTTTAGATGTTGGAGGTACAGCTGATGCACAACGTGTTGAAACTGCTTTTGGTATTATTTTAAAAGATCCTAATGTAAAAGCTATTTTAGTAAACATTTTTGGAGGAATCGTTCGTTGTGATCGTGTTGCTCAAGGGGTTGTAGATGCGTACCAAAGTATGGGAGACAAAATTAATGTTCCAATTATTTGTCGTTTACAAGGAACAAATGCTAAAGAAGCAAAAGAATTAATTGATAATAGTGGAATGGAAATTATCTCAGCAACTGAGTTCCAAGAAGCAGCTGATAAAGTTGGTGATGTTTTAAACGCTTAA
- a CDS encoding DUF5916 domain-containing protein encodes MHRIALLSLVFLIIPHKSSSQSLNSNRKKLEAVRTTTPPKIDGVIDDEAWKSAEIAKDFVMMRPNNGEAEKDTHKTEVRLLYDNEAIYISAVMFTPDPTKIPAEFTNRDNFGNSDFFMAMINPNDDGQNSSMFIVTASGVQIDSKVSNGNNEDYNWSAVWSSEIKINDTNWTVEMKIPYRALRFSNENVQSWGMNFHRETRNLNARYTWNHIDNTIGKWTQYDGLVENFKNIKPPTRLSFYPYASGTVTSTKNETNADWSVGMDIKYGITENFTLDATLIPDFGQTAFDNVSLNLGPFEQQFSEQRQFFTEGTELFTKGRLFYSRRIGSRPIDQFNVSSQLKSNEEITDKPNKVDMLNAIKISGRTKNGLGIGFFNAITDKTEATILNKDTQETRKVVTNPFSNYNILVLDQQFNQNSAITLINTNVTRDGRFRDANVTGLLWHVEDKKSRYNIDGSFKMSAISDDINSPNNGYAFDTSIGKQSGNWIGEIGYQFENKDYNPNDMGILFSNNEQGIYGFARYRILQPKGMFNSYNISMYYNVNFLHTPGTYTGSSVRLSFGSQTRKRFGFGGNINYNTVGKNFFEPREGSTSGIYFKTPMRLNLNHWGSTDYRKKFAVDYSWYYTFFKDNPKESYGFRFSPRYRFSNQFSLIYGIRYNKTNREQGYVTKIDADNVSSDPALAPLLDEIIFGERDWTTYDNSLTGKYSFSTKSALSLTFRHNWSKVPYHDQYYSLNKNDGTLITNNYKSNNDKNFNSWNLDLNYVWQFAPGSQLIAFYRNSINPDNDFAPADIDFSDNINRLFKEDMQHTFSLRLVYFIDYNNLKNIL; translated from the coding sequence ATGCATAGAATAGCCTTACTCTCATTAGTGTTTTTGATTATTCCCCATAAATCAAGTTCACAAAGTTTAAATAGTAACCGGAAGAAACTTGAAGCCGTAAGAACAACAACTCCTCCAAAAATTGATGGAGTTATTGATGATGAAGCTTGGAAAAGTGCAGAAATAGCTAAAGATTTTGTGATGATGCGCCCAAATAATGGAGAAGCAGAGAAAGATACACACAAAACAGAAGTACGACTATTATATGATAATGAAGCTATCTATATAAGTGCTGTAATGTTTACTCCAGATCCTACAAAAATTCCTGCTGAATTTACCAACAGAGATAACTTTGGAAATTCAGATTTTTTTATGGCTATGATTAACCCTAATGATGATGGTCAAAATTCTTCTATGTTTATTGTAACTGCTTCTGGTGTTCAAATAGACTCGAAAGTATCAAATGGAAATAATGAAGACTATAATTGGAGTGCTGTTTGGAGTAGTGAAATTAAAATTAATGATACAAACTGGACGGTAGAAATGAAAATACCATACAGAGCATTACGTTTCTCTAATGAAAATGTTCAATCTTGGGGAATGAACTTCCATAGAGAAACGAGAAATTTAAATGCACGGTACACTTGGAATCATATAGATAATACTATTGGTAAATGGACGCAATATGATGGATTAGTAGAGAATTTTAAGAATATTAAACCTCCTACTCGATTAAGTTTTTACCCATATGCTTCAGGAACTGTTACTTCAACTAAAAATGAAACAAATGCTGATTGGAGTGTTGGAATGGATATTAAATATGGTATTACCGAAAACTTTACTCTTGATGCTACTTTAATTCCTGATTTTGGCCAAACTGCCTTTGATAATGTATCATTGAACCTTGGTCCTTTTGAGCAACAATTTTCAGAACAACGTCAATTTTTTACTGAAGGGACTGAGTTATTTACAAAAGGCCGTTTATTCTATTCTAGAAGAATTGGATCTAGACCAATTGATCAATTTAATGTTAGTAGTCAATTAAAAAGTAATGAAGAAATAACTGATAAGCCAAACAAAGTTGATATGCTTAATGCTATTAAGATTTCTGGTAGAACTAAAAATGGCTTAGGTATTGGTTTTTTTAATGCTATTACAGATAAAACAGAAGCTACTATTTTAAATAAGGATACTCAAGAAACAAGAAAAGTAGTTACAAACCCTTTTTCAAACTATAACATTCTAGTTTTAGATCAACAATTTAATCAAAACTCTGCAATTACACTTATAAACACTAACGTAACACGTGATGGTAGATTTAGAGATGCGAATGTAACTGGTTTATTATGGCATGTAGAAGATAAGAAAAGTAGGTATAACATTGATGGTTCTTTTAAAATGAGTGCTATTTCTGATGATATAAATAGCCCAAACAATGGATATGCTTTTGATACAAGTATAGGAAAACAATCAGGAAATTGGATTGGTGAAATAGGTTATCAATTTGAAAACAAAGATTACAACCCTAATGATATGGGTATTTTATTTAGCAACAATGAACAAGGTATATACGGCTTTGCTAGATATAGAATTTTACAACCTAAAGGAATGTTTAATAGCTATAACATTAGTATGTATTATAATGTTAACTTTTTACATACGCCAGGAACCTATACTGGCTCAAGTGTTAGGTTATCTTTTGGGTCGCAAACAAGAAAACGTTTTGGATTTGGTGGTAATATAAATTATAATACTGTAGGAAAAAATTTCTTTGAACCAAGAGAAGGCTCAACTAGTGGTATTTATTTTAAAACTCCTATGCGCTTAAACCTTAATCACTGGGGATCTACTGATTACAGGAAAAAATTTGCTGTAGATTACAGTTGGTATTACACTTTCTTTAAAGACAATCCTAAAGAAAGTTATGGTTTCCGTTTTTCTCCTAGATATCGTTTTAGCAATCAATTTTCATTAATCTATGGTATACGTTATAACAAAACAAACAGAGAACAAGGTTATGTTACAAAAATTGATGCTGATAATGTTTCTAGTGATCCTGCATTAGCTCCACTTTTAGATGAAATTATTTTTGGAGAACGTGATTGGACTACTTATGACAACTCTTTAACTGGAAAATATAGTTTTAGTACAAAATCAGCTTTATCACTTACTTTCAGACACAACTGGAGTAAGGTTCCTTATCATGATCAATATTATAGTTTAAATAAAAATGATGGAACATTAATTACTAATAATTACAAAAGCAATAACGATAAAAACTTTAATAGCTGGAATCTAGATTTAAATTATGTTTGGCAATTTGCTCCAGGTAGTCAATTAATAGCTTTTTATAGAAATTCAATTAATCCTGATAATGATTTTGCACCTGCTGATATTGATTTTTCTGACAACATAAACCGCCTTTTTAAAGAAGATATGCAACATACATTTTCATTACGATTGGTATACTTTATAGATTATAACAATTTGAAAAATATTTTATAA
- a CDS encoding ABC transporter ATP-binding protein — translation MIIAKNVHKKYGDVEILKGVNLHIKKGEIIAIVGPSGAGKTTLLQILGTLDKPQKEVDFQLEINETSIKTLSDKEISVFRNQHIGFIFQFHQLLPEFTALENVCIPAFIAKKNKIETEKRAKELLSFLGLSHRENHKPNELSGGEQQRVAVARALINNPSVIFADEPSGNLDSTSAKNLHDLFFKLRDKFGQTFVLVTHNQELAEMADRKLVMKDGVIV, via the coding sequence ATGATTATTGCTAAAAATGTCCATAAAAAATATGGAGATGTTGAAATTTTAAAGGGAGTAAATCTTCATATAAAAAAAGGAGAAATTATTGCTATTGTTGGTCCATCAGGAGCAGGAAAAACAACACTTTTACAAATTTTAGGCACATTAGATAAACCACAGAAAGAAGTTGATTTTCAATTAGAAATTAACGAGACTTCTATAAAAACATTGAGTGATAAAGAAATTTCAGTATTTCGGAACCAACATATTGGGTTTATATTCCAATTTCATCAGTTATTACCTGAATTCACTGCTTTAGAAAATGTCTGTATCCCAGCATTTATAGCTAAAAAAAATAAAATTGAAACAGAAAAAAGAGCTAAAGAATTACTATCTTTTTTAGGGTTATCACATAGAGAGAATCACAAACCAAATGAGTTATCTGGAGGTGAACAACAACGAGTTGCAGTTGCAAGAGCGTTAATAAATAATCCTTCAGTGATTTTTGCTGATGAACCAAGTGGAAACCTTGATTCTACTTCTGCAAAAAACTTACATGATCTTTTTTTCAAGCTTCGTGATAAATTTGGTCAAACTTTTGTCTTAGTTACACATAATCAGGAACTTGCTGAAATGGCAGACAGAAAATTAGTAATGAAAGATGGGGTAATTGTATAA
- a CDS encoding LytTR family DNA-binding domain-containing protein, with protein MNSLNVLIVEDNPIESEALVDVLEANDYNIVDVAKNFKEALAIYLNRKDIDLVIIDVFLGEDPEGILFAETINELHHTNKRPFLFLTSSTDKEIFERAKLTMPFNYMIKPFNELEILFSIHLAVEKFYEQKNVFTDEKQDTVVTKEHLYIQKGRSLKKILISEIIFIEVEGRYCNIITEKGKFVILISLTKILELLDKTMFSRVSRNFVANIQKIEEIFPNDNLIVLSGNHKITLSEKYKGIIKKESILK; from the coding sequence ATGAATAGTTTAAATGTACTTATTGTAGAAGATAATCCGATAGAAAGTGAAGCACTCGTAGATGTGTTAGAAGCTAATGATTATAATATAGTTGATGTTGCTAAAAATTTTAAAGAAGCATTGGCTATATATCTAAACAGAAAAGACATTGATTTGGTAATTATAGATGTTTTTTTAGGGGAAGATCCTGAAGGTATTTTATTTGCAGAAACTATTAATGAGCTTCATCATACAAATAAAAGACCTTTTTTATTTTTAACTAGTTCTACAGATAAAGAAATTTTTGAAAGAGCAAAATTAACTATGCCATTCAATTATATGATAAAACCGTTTAATGAGTTAGAAATTTTGTTTTCTATTCATTTGGCTGTTGAGAAGTTTTATGAACAGAAAAATGTATTTACAGACGAAAAGCAAGATACAGTTGTAACTAAAGAACACTTGTATATACAAAAAGGTAGATCGTTAAAAAAAATACTCATTTCTGAAATTATTTTTATTGAAGTAGAGGGACGTTATTGTAATATTATTACAGAAAAAGGAAAATTTGTGATTTTAATTTCATTAACCAAAATATTAGAGTTACTAGACAAAACTATGTTTAGTAGAGTTAGTAGAAATTTTGTAGCTAACATTCAAAAAATAGAAGAGATTTTTCCAAATGATAACTTAATTGTATTATCAGGTAATCATAAAATTACTCTAAGCGAAAAATATAAAGGAATTATTAAAAAAGAGAGTATTTTAAAATAA
- a CDS encoding tetratricopeptide repeat-containing sensor histidine kinase yields MNNYTHFFRGYSLKKKRIFEEAKREFSIIKKSFYFYDRIAMYLAEIAVEQEEYHKAISYFKKIESLKSDAVIGVKKSSIFHNMGVSYFHLNKYKKAEFYLTKSINIIKRKKDTFRLISSYADIGNLYYAQYKDAIAIPFYKKAYLLSKDVQDFETKGKMAKNMAVVEENRKNLTAALKYRKEYEKWKDSLNNQNRIWETAQLEKKHAVQQKQQEVNVLQIENRAKTAEISRILYTVISLVVLLSIIIYFFRKNIKSKKIIGEQNKRLNDLNATKDKLFSIVSHDLRSSVNTLKLSNKKLINNLKAQNINVVYELLQKNSAIVGSAYNLLDNLLNWALLQTKQSYFEIKEMHLFFAVEHLVYNYLPFIKEKELHFESTISKSAKVLADQESLKIILRNLLDNAIKFSEPNDKIKIYIETSKEGFLDIVVEDSGIGMSEKTVLQLQKDTIAISEKENKEIIGSGLGFQLCKSMIKKNNGRILVESELGKGTKMIVSLPKPFINE; encoded by the coding sequence TTGAATAACTACACCCATTTTTTTAGAGGGTATAGTTTAAAAAAAAAGAGAATATTTGAAGAAGCAAAAAGAGAGTTTTCTATTATAAAAAAAAGCTTTTATTTCTATGATAGAATAGCTATGTATTTAGCAGAAATAGCTGTAGAGCAAGAAGAATATCATAAAGCAATTTCTTACTTTAAAAAAATTGAATCATTAAAATCAGATGCTGTTATAGGTGTTAAAAAAAGTAGCATTTTTCATAATATGGGAGTCAGTTATTTTCATTTAAATAAATATAAAAAAGCAGAATTTTACTTAACAAAAAGTATAAATATTATAAAAAGAAAGAAAGATACCTTTCGGTTAATAAGCTCTTATGCAGATATTGGTAACTTATATTATGCACAATATAAAGATGCAATAGCAATTCCTTTTTATAAAAAAGCGTATTTACTTTCAAAGGATGTTCAAGATTTTGAAACTAAAGGGAAAATGGCTAAAAATATGGCTGTAGTAGAAGAAAATAGAAAAAACTTAACAGCTGCATTAAAATATAGAAAGGAATACGAAAAATGGAAAGATTCTTTAAACAATCAAAATAGAATATGGGAAACGGCTCAATTAGAAAAAAAACATGCTGTACAACAAAAACAACAAGAAGTAAATGTTTTACAAATAGAAAATAGAGCTAAAACTGCAGAAATAAGTAGAATTTTATACACTGTTATATCGTTAGTAGTATTACTATCTATTATAATTTATTTTTTTAGAAAAAATATTAAATCTAAAAAAATTATAGGAGAACAAAATAAGCGGTTAAATGACTTGAATGCAACAAAAGATAAATTATTTTCTATTGTAAGTCATGATTTACGTTCTTCCGTAAACACACTGAAACTTAGTAATAAAAAGTTAATTAATAATTTAAAGGCACAAAATATAAACGTTGTATATGAGTTACTGCAAAAAAACAGTGCTATAGTAGGTAGTGCTTATAATTTGTTAGATAATTTACTGAATTGGGCATTACTACAAACCAAACAGTCATATTTTGAAATTAAAGAAATGCATTTGTTTTTTGCTGTAGAGCATTTGGTGTATAACTACTTACCATTCATAAAGGAAAAGGAGTTGCACTTTGAAAGTACAATTTCTAAATCGGCTAAAGTTCTTGCAGATCAAGAATCTCTGAAAATTATTTTGAGAAACTTATTAGATAATGCTATTAAGTTTTCTGAACCTAATGATAAGATTAAGATCTACATAGAAACATCAAAAGAAGGTTTTTTAGATATAGTTGTGGAAGATTCAGGAATAGGAATGAGTGAAAAAACTGTATTGCAACTTCAAAAAGATACTATTGCTATAAGTGAAAAAGAGAATAAAGAAATTATAGGTTCAGGATTAGGTTTTCAACTTTGTAAATCTATGATTAAAAAAAATAATGGTAGAATTTTAGTAGAAAGTGAATTAGGAAAAGGAACAAAAATGATTGTATCTTTACCTAAACCTTTTATTAATGAATAG
- a CDS encoding CPBP family intramembrane glutamic endopeptidase has product MKQTFQELITYLKNPVLEKDNNTNLNYRFTKFIHLLIICIITSGLIMPLFYLIEYLGLVDMEKHAMEDMMKTLSKPMVFFFAVIVAPLVEELIFRGPITLFKDKNSFKIAFYSFAIIFGLVHITNYNITTNVLLLIPLLIAPQTILGGYLGFIRVRFGLQWSMLLHACYNAFFMIMAFAGETV; this is encoded by the coding sequence ATGAAGCAAACATTTCAAGAACTCATTACCTATTTAAAAAATCCCGTTTTAGAGAAAGATAATAACACAAATCTTAACTATAGGTTTACAAAGTTTATACACCTGCTTATTATTTGTATTATTACAAGTGGACTTATTATGCCTTTATTTTATTTAATTGAGTATTTAGGCTTAGTTGATATGGAAAAACATGCTATGGAGGATATGATGAAAACATTATCTAAACCTATGGTGTTTTTCTTTGCTGTTATAGTAGCTCCACTTGTGGAAGAGTTAATTTTTAGAGGTCCAATCACTTTATTCAAGGATAAAAATTCATTTAAAATAGCTTTTTATTCTTTTGCAATTATATTTGGATTAGTTCATATAACTAATTATAACATAACTACAAATGTACTTTTATTAATACCTCTTTTAATAGCTCCTCAAACTATTTTAGGTGGCTATTTAGGATTTATTAGAGTTCGTTTTGGCCTACAGTGGAGTATGTTGTTACATGCTTGCTATAATGCTTTTTTTATGATAATGGCATTTGCTGGAGAAACTGTTTAA
- a CDS encoding TIGR02757 family protein, translating to MKKQELKEFLDEKVIKYNTFNFIESDPIQIPHLFTQKEDIEIAGFLAATIAWGNRKMIIKNAHRMMDLLGNSPYDFVMNHSEDDLVSFDGFVHRTFNSDDFTFFIQSLKNIYQNYGGLENVLKPESNSNNYQLAIHNFKKVFFETPHQTRTLKHVSDPLKNSASKRINMFLRWMVRNDNSGVDFGIWKSHLSQNLHCPLDVHSGNVARKLGLLTRKQNDWKALIELDDTLRLFDPKDPVKYDFALFGLGVFEKF from the coding sequence ATGAAAAAACAAGAGCTTAAGGAATTTCTTGACGAAAAGGTTATTAAATACAATACTTTTAACTTTATTGAAAGTGACCCTATTCAAATACCTCATCTATTTACTCAAAAAGAAGATATAGAAATAGCTGGTTTTTTAGCAGCGACTATTGCTTGGGGTAATCGTAAGATGATTATTAAAAATGCACATCGAATGATGGACTTATTAGGTAATTCTCCTTATGATTTCGTTATGAATCATTCTGAAGATGATCTTGTTAGTTTTGATGGTTTTGTTCACAGAACCTTTAATTCAGATGATTTTACTTTTTTTATACAATCACTTAAAAACATTTATCAAAATTATGGGGGGTTAGAAAATGTTTTAAAACCTGAAAGTAATTCAAATAATTATCAATTAGCTATTCATAATTTTAAAAAAGTGTTTTTTGAAACACCCCATCAAACCAGAACTTTAAAACATGTATCTGATCCTTTAAAAAATTCAGCATCAAAACGTATTAATATGTTTTTACGTTGGATGGTTCGTAATGATAATTCTGGGGTAGATTTTGGTATTTGGAAATCTCATTTATCACAAAATTTACATTGTCCTTTAGATGTTCATTCAGGAAATGTTGCAAGAAAATTAGGGCTTTTAACTCGTAAACAAAATGACTGGAAGGCACTTATTGAACTTGACGATACTCTAAGGCTTTTTGATCCTAAAGATCCTGTAAAATACGATTTTGCTTTATTTGGATTAGGTGTTTTTGAGAAGTTTTAA
- a CDS encoding S10 family peptidase: MKNIILLTTLFFSIAIYSQDSRVPIDTTIITSNTVTIKGKKVNYKAQTGTQPVFDANGNIKATLFYTYYYRTGIQNRKKRPLIMSFNGGPGSASVWMHIAYTGPKILNIDDEGNPIQPYGIKDNPYSVLDVADIVFVNPVNTAYSRPVVKEDKKVDKEYFFGINADAKYLADWLTTFITRTNRWQSPKYIIGESYGGTRVMQLAHELQSKQWMYLNGVIMVSPADYQLLRTKNSEDYAVNFPYFTAAAWYHNMLPKKLQEQDLLEILPESEKFAINELLPAIAKGGYVSDTERQSIAKKMAYYSGIKEEVILQQNLEVPNSYFWKELLRNSSGKTIGRLDSRYLGIDRKLTGSSPDYSPELTSWLHSFTPAINYYIQNVLKFKTDVKYNMFGSVHPWDFKNNNARENLRKAMARNPYLKVLVQSGYYDGATTYFAAKYTMGKIDLSGTFKNRLTFKGYRSGHMMYLRKVDLEKANDDLREFIKQSSKNIGPAKY, encoded by the coding sequence ATGAAAAATATTATTTTATTAACTACACTATTTTTTAGTATAGCTATATATTCTCAAGACTCCCGAGTTCCTATTGATACTACTATTATTACATCGAACACAGTTACAATAAAAGGTAAAAAAGTAAACTATAAGGCTCAAACAGGTACTCAACCTGTTTTTGATGCCAATGGAAACATAAAAGCTACCTTATTTTATACATACTATTACCGTACTGGAATACAAAACAGAAAAAAAAGACCTTTAATTATGTCTTTCAATGGTGGACCTGGATCAGCTTCTGTATGGATGCATATTGCATACACTGGCCCTAAAATTTTAAACATAGATGATGAAGGAAATCCAATTCAACCATACGGAATTAAGGATAATCCGTATTCCGTTTTAGATGTAGCTGACATCGTTTTTGTTAACCCAGTTAATACTGCTTATTCTAGACCTGTAGTAAAAGAAGATAAAAAAGTTGATAAGGAATACTTTTTTGGCATCAATGCGGATGCCAAATATTTAGCTGATTGGCTAACCACTTTCATTACCCGAACCAATAGATGGCAATCACCCAAATATATTATTGGTGAAAGTTATGGAGGCACACGCGTAATGCAATTAGCTCATGAATTACAAAGTAAACAGTGGATGTACTTAAACGGTGTTATTATGGTTTCTCCTGCTGATTATCAACTATTACGTACAAAAAACTCAGAAGATTATGCTGTTAACTTTCCTTATTTTACAGCTGCTGCTTGGTATCATAACATGCTACCAAAGAAACTACAAGAACAAGATTTATTAGAAATTTTGCCTGAATCAGAAAAATTTGCCATCAATGAACTTCTTCCTGCAATTGCTAAAGGTGGTTATGTTTCTGATACTGAAAGGCAAAGTATCGCTAAAAAAATGGCTTATTACTCTGGTATAAAAGAAGAAGTAATTTTGCAACAAAATCTTGAAGTTCCAAACAGTTATTTTTGGAAAGAATTATTGCGCAATTCTTCAGGAAAAACAATTGGACGTTTAGATAGTAGATATTTAGGTATTGATAGGAAACTAACAGGATCAAGTCCAGATTACAGTCCAGAACTTACTTCATGGCTTCACTCTTTTACTCCAGCTATTAATTATTATATTCAAAATGTATTAAAATTTAAAACCGACGTTAAATACAATATGTTTGGCTCAGTACATCCATGGGATTTTAAAAATAACAATGCACGTGAAAATTTACGAAAAGCAATGGCTCGAAACCCTTATTTAAAAGTACTGGTTCAATCTGGTTACTATGATGGTGCAACGACCTATTTTGCTGCAAAATATACAATGGGAAAAATTGATCTTAGTGGTACTTTTAAAAATAGACTTACATTCAAAGGGTATAGAAGTGGACATATGATGTATCTTCGTAAAGTAGATCTAGAAAAAGCTAATGATGATTTACGTGAATTTATCAAACAGAGTTCAAAAAATATAGGACCAGCTAAATATTGA
- a CDS encoding PAS domain-containing protein, with translation MKNNITNMMCLDMYMSSLNFNEQLTFQKHIQKTDYNVANLVSWDIHLQNYHQITSNLEIDNDLAYIKNLAKQYNWENNIDSIIKNNSFEAIVITDLSRKIMWVNNGFTDMTGYPKNFALNKTPNFLQGSETSEATKKRIRKKLQNNEPFKEIIINHKKDRTSYKCEVQIFPLYNKETTHFLALEKKVV, from the coding sequence ATGAAAAATAACATAACAAATATGATGTGTTTAGATATGTATATGTCTTCATTAAACTTTAATGAGCAATTAACATTTCAAAAACACATACAAAAAACTGACTATAACGTAGCTAACTTAGTTAGTTGGGATATTCATTTACAAAACTACCATCAAATCACCTCTAATTTAGAGATAGATAACGATTTAGCATACATAAAAAACCTTGCTAAACAATATAATTGGGAAAACAATATTGATTCGATTATTAAAAACAATAGTTTTGAAGCAATTGTTATTACTGACTTATCAAGAAAAATTATGTGGGTTAATAATGGTTTTACAGATATGACTGGGTACCCAAAAAACTTTGCGTTAAATAAAACTCCTAATTTTTTACAAGGCTCAGAAACCTCTGAAGCAACAAAAAAAAGAATTAGAAAGAAACTTCAGAATAATGAACCTTTTAAAGAAATCATTATTAATCATAAAAAAGATCGTACTTCTTATAAGTGTGAAGTTCAAATATTTCCTCTTTACAATAAAGAGACAACTCATTTTTTAGCATTAGAAAAAAAAGTTGTTTAA